In Oscillospiraceae bacterium, a genomic segment contains:
- a CDS encoding methyltransferase domain-containing protein, with the protein MDKNYALSLPLANDFNAYVNAALKNNEIGKNEWYEINKVYFTKMYLAQNNPRGQSGHGGDAFHYAYSHLPIVEAIYKNGTFLDVGCANGHLCEMVHQWAAAVGFDLQMYGVDISEGLIELAKERLPQWSEHFYIGNSFFWKTEQKFDYIHVGGLGQVPEDDEIMFFKHIMEEYLADGGKLILGPSWCDNDDSRYKGIQKLLDSGITPNGYIEKTHYKNPNRVRRAVWFDKGSMK; encoded by the coding sequence ATGGACAAAAATTACGCCTTATCGCTGCCCCTCGCCAACGATTTCAACGCCTATGTGAATGCCGCGTTAAAAAACAATGAGATCGGCAAAAACGAATGGTACGAAATTAATAAAGTATATTTTACAAAAATGTATCTTGCACAAAATAATCCACGCGGGCAATCGGGACACGGGGGCGACGCATTTCATTATGCGTACTCGCATCTGCCGATTGTCGAGGCGATCTATAAAAACGGAACTTTTCTCGATGTCGGCTGCGCAAACGGGCATTTGTGTGAGATGGTTCATCAATGGGCAGCAGCCGTCGGCTTTGACCTGCAAATGTATGGGGTAGATATCTCGGAAGGTTTGATTGAACTGGCAAAAGAACGGCTTCCGCAGTGGAGCGAACATTTTTATATCGGCAACTCGTTTTTTTGGAAGACCGAACAAAAATTCGACTATATTCATGTCGGGGGATTGGGACAAGTTCCCGAAGACGACGAGATCATGTTTTTTAAGCACATCATGGAGGAGTATTTGGCCGACGGCGGCAAATTGATTCTCGGCCCATCTTGGTGTGACAATGATGATTCCAGATATAAGGGTATTCAAAAATTACTTGATTCCGGCATAACGCCGAACGGCTATATTGAAAAAACACATTACAAAAACCCAAATAGAGTAAGAAGAGCGGTATGGTTTGACAAGGGATCAATGAAGTGA
- the yajC gene encoding preprotein translocase subunit YajC: MNAFLLLIGRLLDAAGTSAEVLTTAAPTDTSVVDSAVSTASDSNSLLGGGGIWSTVILFGVLILAMYFLMIRPQKKRDKEQKMMRDALAVGDEIVTIGGIAGTVVSVREDSIVIETGSDRDKMKIMKWAIQTITAMRKSEEE, translated from the coding sequence ATGAACGCTTTTTTATTATTGATCGGCAGATTATTGGATGCCGCAGGAACCTCGGCAGAGGTACTGACCACTGCAGCGCCTACGGATACTTCGGTCGTTGATTCGGCTGTCAGCACCGCTTCGGATTCGAATTCGCTGCTCGGAGGCGGCGGAATCTGGTCGACGGTCATTCTTTTCGGCGTATTGATTCTCGCAATGTATTTTCTCATGATCCGTCCGCAGAAAAAGCGCGACAAAGAACAGAAGATGATGCGCGACGCGCTTGCAGTCGGCGATGAGATCGTCACCATCGGCGGTATCGCCGGAACGGTCGTCAGCGTCCGTGAGGACTCTATTGTTATCGAAACCGGTTCTGACCGCGACAAGATGAAGATCATGAAATGGGCCATCCAGACTATCACCGCTATGCGTAAATCCGAGGAAGAATAA
- a CDS encoding SDR family oxidoreductase produces the protein MKTVLITGASGGIGAATARIFAEKGYRVALNYHQSQEDALSLEKELGEAAFAVKADVSDSAQVKNMFSAVFKRFGGIDVLINNAGIAEFSLFTDITDEQWHRMFGINADGCFYCCREALPYMISQKSGAIVNISSIWGITGSSCEVHYSAAKAAIIGLTKALAKEVGPSGITVNCIAPGVIDTKMNRGLSDEDVAGLIDETPLQKLGTPSDIAKAVLFLAESEFITGQILSPNGGFVI, from the coding sequence ATGAAGACGGTATTGATCACCGGCGCTTCAGGCGGTATCGGCGCGGCGACAGCTCGGATTTTCGCCGAAAAAGGGTATCGTGTCGCGTTGAACTATCATCAATCGCAGGAAGACGCATTATCGCTCGAGAAAGAACTGGGTGAAGCCGCATTCGCTGTCAAAGCCGATGTATCAGATTCAGCACAGGTTAAAAATATGTTTTCGGCAGTTTTCAAGCGATTCGGCGGTATCGACGTATTGATTAACAACGCCGGAATCGCAGAATTTTCCCTTTTTACCGATATCACGGACGAGCAGTGGCACAGGATGTTCGGAATCAATGCCGACGGCTGCTTTTATTGCTGCCGCGAAGCGCTTCCCTATATGATCTCGCAAAAATCCGGTGCGATCGTCAATATCTCCTCCATCTGGGGTATCACGGGTAGCTCCTGTGAAGTGCATTATTCCGCAGCAAAAGCCGCTATCATCGGTTTGACCAAAGCGCTTGCCAAAGAGGTCGGCCCTTCGGGTATCACCGTCAATTGTATTGCTCCCGGCGTGATCGATACCAAGATGAACCGGGGACTCTCCGACGAAGATGTCGCCGGTTTAATCGATGAAACGCCGCTTCAAAAACTCGGCACGCCGTCCGATATCGCCAAAGCCGTTCTGTTTTTGGCGGAATCCGAATTCATTACCGGTCAGATTCTCAGCCCGAACGGCGGATTTGTCATTTGA